The proteins below come from a single Leifsonia sp. 1010 genomic window:
- a CDS encoding LysR family transcriptional regulator yields the protein MRIDEIAHFRALAAEGHPALAAETLGVSQSTLTRSLARLEQEMGVELFDRRRGHLELNQYGEILLAHAVRAESELENARARIEALRDPSGGTVSVAYVSSFGGWLIPKVISEYRGLFPDIRFVLRGGTADTVLDALRDGAADVAFLSPDPRDPEIEWEPLTAERLVLGVPEGHPLAGATAVSVPDLEPYDLVALRTGSGLRHIADAYFAAHGVVMNPVIEVTELSTLRGLVRDGVGAALIPDTPAEPGIVAVPLRDEATRIIGLARNRTRSQSAAAAQFARFVREELDSIG from the coding sequence ATGCGGATCGACGAGATCGCCCACTTCCGGGCGCTGGCCGCGGAGGGCCATCCGGCTCTCGCCGCCGAGACCCTCGGGGTGTCCCAGTCGACCCTCACACGCTCGCTCGCACGGCTCGAGCAGGAGATGGGCGTCGAGCTGTTCGACCGCCGGCGCGGCCACCTGGAGCTCAACCAGTACGGCGAGATCCTGCTCGCGCACGCGGTGCGGGCCGAGTCGGAGCTCGAGAACGCGCGAGCGCGCATCGAGGCGCTGCGCGACCCGTCCGGCGGCACCGTCTCGGTCGCCTACGTCTCGTCCTTCGGCGGGTGGCTCATCCCGAAGGTCATCAGCGAGTACCGCGGGCTGTTCCCCGACATCCGTTTCGTGCTGCGCGGGGGAACCGCGGACACGGTGCTGGATGCGCTCCGCGACGGCGCGGCCGATGTCGCGTTCCTCAGCCCGGACCCGCGCGACCCCGAGATCGAGTGGGAGCCGTTGACCGCCGAACGGCTGGTGCTCGGCGTGCCGGAGGGGCATCCCCTCGCCGGAGCGACGGCGGTCAGCGTTCCGGACCTCGAGCCATACGACCTGGTGGCCCTGCGCACCGGCTCGGGCCTCCGCCACATCGCGGACGCCTACTTCGCCGCGCACGGTGTCGTGATGAACCCGGTCATCGAGGTCACCGAGCTCTCGACCCTGCGCGGACTGGTGCGCGACGGCGTCGGTGCCGCGCTCATCCCCGACACTCCGGCCGAGCCGGGGATCGTGGCGGTGCCGCTGCGGGACGAGGCAACGCGCATCATCGGCCTGGCCCGCAACCGCACCCGCTCGCAGTCGGCGGCCGCGGCGCAGTTCGCGCGCTTCGTCCGCGAGGAGCTCGACTCGATCGGGTGA